A stretch of Henckelia pumila isolate YLH828 chromosome 4, ASM3356847v2, whole genome shotgun sequence DNA encodes these proteins:
- the LOC140864768 gene encoding mitogen-activated protein kinase homolog MMK1-like yields MNSDPLPPETPAPAEQPPPPPSPAAEPAPPTPTHGGRFLQYNILGNFFEVTAKYKPPIAPIGKGAYGVVCSAVNSETNQLVAIKKIANAFANKIDAKRTLREIKILRHMEHENVVAIRDIIPPPQRGTFNDVYLVYELMDTDLHQIIHSNQALSEQHRQYFLYQILRGLKYVHSAKVLHRDMKPSNLILNTNCDLKICDFGLARVTSETDFMTEYVVTRWYRAPELLLNSHGYTSAIDVWSVGCIYMEMVNRKPLFPGRDQVHQLRLLMELIGTPSESDLESFHENGKKYIRKLPPYKRQSFAEKFPHVPPLALDLVEKMLAFDPRKRITVENALKHPYLKSLHDIDDEPVCTKPFNDDFEQKDLTEEQIKEMIYQEAIACNPQCQNI; encoded by the exons ATGAACAGTGACCCGCTGCCTCCGGAAACTCCGGCGCCGGCGGAGCAGCCGCCACCTCCGCCTTCTCCCGCCGCCGAACCCGCACCGCCCACGCCGACCCATGGCGGTAGATTCCTCCAGTATAACATCTTGGGTAACTTCTTCGAGGTGACCGCGAAGTACAAGCCCCCTATAGCGCCCATCGGTAAAGGGGCATACGGGGTCGTCtg TTCGGCTGTGAATTCGGAGACGAACCAGCTGGTGGCTATAAAAAAGATAGCGAATGCTTTTGCTAATAAAATCGACGCGAAGAGGACTCTACGGGAGATCAAGATTCTGCGCCACATGGAACATGAAAAC GTTGTGGCGATTAGAGATATAATTCCTCCCCCGCAGAGGGGAACATTTAATGATGTCTATCTTGTGTATGAACTTATGGACACTGATCTCCATCAAATTATCCATTCTAATCAAGCCTTGTCGGAGCAGCATCGCCAG TATTTCTTGTATCAGATCCTTCGTGGGTTGAAGTATGTACACTCGGCGAAGGTTCTGCACAGGGACATGAAGCCCAGCAATCTTATCTTGAATACGAATTGTGATCTAAAGATATGCGATTTTGGATTGGCCCGTGTTACATCTGAAACTGATTTCATGACAGAATATGTTGTCACAAGGTGGTATCGTGCACCAGAGCTTTTGTTAAATTCACATGGTTATACTTCGGCTATTGATGTGTGGTCAGTGGGTTGCATTTATATGGAAATGGTGAATCGTAAGCCATTGTTTCCTGGAAGAGATCAAGTGCATCAGTTACGTCTGCTCATGGAG CTGATCGGCACCCCTTCAGAGTCCGATCTGGAATCCTTTCACGAAAACGGAAaaaaatacatcaggaaactcccACCATATAAACGACAATCATTTGCTGAAAAGTTTCCTCATGTACCCCCGCTGGCTCTTGATCTCGTCGAGAAGATGCTGGCTTTTGATCCTAGAAAAAGGATTACAG TTGAAAATGCATTGAAACATCCATACTTGAAGTCTCTACATGACATCGACGATGAGCCTGTTTGCACAAAGCCCTTTAACGACGATTTTGAGCAGAAAGACTTGACTGAAGAGCAGATAAAGGAGATGATCTACCAGGAGGCGATTGCATGCAATCCGCAGTGTCAGAACATCTAA
- the LOC140861848 gene encoding protein MEI2-like 7, translating to MCIKLPKQLNPYAESWSPPPPSPPPQPPITVLRYPSAIAAYPISMYKMSQHYYWPPPTSPRLVPTGNGRRENPTKPTSDEISIPTKNSKSHVQKCPPGLGGFKNGFPRHRPPRVRSVSEDHKKPSKLRWRPKKLVEPVNETAVDGGAVDLTQPVPLPVAPASGQGWNTTVMIKNIPNRLRRDDILEFLDGYCRAYSLEYDFLYLPMDFRKKGNLGYAFVNFTTGVAANKFKKILQNFKWETFRSDDGSFISKKICEITWARIQGKEVYTRRFKNSEFACEELDFLPVVLDPPRNGSDPNPCPPLVIGNVLRRRFPSKKY from the exons ATGTGCATCAAACTCCCCAAACAACTCAACCCCTACGCAGAATCATGGAGTCCTCCGCCACCTAGTCCGCCGCCGCAACCTCCGATCACGGTGTTGCGTTACCCTTCTGCAATCGCCGCTTATCCCATCTCCATGTACAAAATGAGCCAACATTATTACTGGCCGCCACCCACAAGTCCCCGTCTTGTCCCGACGGGGAATGGGCGTCGCGAAAACCCCACGAAACCCACTTCCGATGAGATCAGTATTCCAACGAAGAACTCGAAAAGTCATGTGCAAAAATGTCCTCCGGGACTCGGAGGTTTCAAGAATGGCTTCCCAAGACATCGCCCCCCTCGAGTGAGGTCTGTTTCAGAGGATCATAAGAAGCCATCCAAGCTTCGCTGGAGGCCGAAAAAGTTGGTGGAGCCCGTGAATGAGACTGCCGTCGACGGCGGCGCTGTTGACTTGACGCAGCCTGTTCCGCTTCCTGTGGCTCCGGCAAGTGGCCAGGGCTGGAACACGACGGTGATGATAAAGAACATTCCAAATCGTTTAAG AAGGGATGATATACTCGAGTTTCTGGATGGTTACTGCCGCGCATACTCTTTGGAGTATGATTTTCTGTATTTACCGATGGATTTTAG aaAGAAGGGTAACTTGGGATATGCGTTTGTTAACTTTACGACTGGCGTTGCTGCGAACAAGTTCAagaaaattcttcaaaattTCAAGTGGGAAACCTTTAGGAGTGACGATGGGTCTTTCATTTCCAAGAAAATTTGTGAAATCACTTGGGCCAGAATCCAG GGCAAAGAAGTGTACACGAGAAGATTTAAAAACTCGGAATTCGCTTGTGAGGAATTGGATTTTCTGCCAGTAGTTCTGGATCCGCCTCGAAATGGATCAGACCCGAATCCTTGCCCGCCGCTGGTTATTGGAAATGTGCTTCGACGCCGGTTTCCGAGCAAGAAATACTGA